In Sylvia atricapilla isolate bSylAtr1 chromosome 33, bSylAtr1.pri, whole genome shotgun sequence, a single window of DNA contains:
- the LOC136373191 gene encoding magnetosome-associated protein MamJ-like, translating into MSLNQTQIKQELTLPPGLAKPSPKPSPLQHPQIPEKPIPGKGENPEKQESKEIPVSIPEKQECKEIPVSIQEKQQEHQEIPVSIPVSCPESIPCAQEKQEHQEIPVSIPDPVPCSQEKQECKEIPVSIPVSVPEPVACGQEKQECQEIPVTIPEKQPDPVPCSQETQQGREIPITIPEKQQEFQEIPAPTPCSQEKQKFQEIPVTIPEKPQEHQEIPVSIPDPVPCSQEKQECQEIPVSIPEKQQELQEIPEKQQEFSAGTRIFLKTHIF; encoded by the exons ATGTCTCTGAACCAAACCCAAATCAAACAGGAGCTGACGCTGCCCCCGGGCCTGGCCAaacccagccccaaacccagcccactccaacatccccaaatcccagaaaaacccatcccaggaaaaggggaaaatccg GAGAAACAGGAATCTAAAGAAATCCCGGTCTCCATCCCAGAAAAACAAGAATGTAAAGAAATCCCTGTGTCCATccaggaaaaacagcaggaacACCAAGAAATCCCGGTCTCGATCCCAGTTTCGTGCCCTGAATCCATTCCATGCGCccaggaaaaacaggaacaCCAGGAAATCCCGGTGTCCATCCCTGATCCTGTCCCGTgttcccaggaaaagcaggaatgcaaAGAAATCCCTGTCTCAATCCCAGTTTCGGTCCCTGAACCCGTTGCGTGTGGCCAGGAGAAACAGGAATGCCAAGAAATCCCGGTGACCATCCCAGAAAAACAACCTGATCCTGTCCCGTGTTCCCAGGAGACGCAGCAGGGCCGGGAAATCCCGATAACCATCCCGGAAAAACAACAGGAATTCCAGGAAATTCCAGCGCCCACTCCTTGTtcccaggaaaaacagaaattccAGGAAATCCCCGTGACCATCCCAGAAAAACCACAGGAACACCAGGAAATCCCGGTGTCCATCCCTGATCCTGTCCCGTGTtcccaggaaaaacaggaatgtCAAGAAATCCCAGTGTCCATCCCGGAAAAACAACAGGAACTCCAGGAAATTCCggaaaaacagcaggaat tttctgcTGGAACTCGGATTTTCCTCAAAACTCACATTTTTTAA
- the LOC136373228 gene encoding proline-rich protein 9-like, whose protein sequence is MSYYYEQCKQPCVPPAILAQKCGKCPQPCATQCVEVCQAPCATSCVPQCVDTCATSCVPQCVDTCATSCVPQCVDTCATQCATSCVPQCVDTCATQCATSCVPQCVDTCATQCATSCVPQCVDTCATQCATSCVPQCVDTCVTQCPEPCATKCVEQCQAEVCSTKCVESCETVCLKPC, encoded by the coding sequence ATGTCCTACTACTACGAGCAGTGCAAGCAGCCCTGCGTGCCGCCCGCCATCTTGGCGCAGAAATGCGGcaagtgccctcagccctgcGCCACCCAATGCGTCGAGGTCTGCCAGGCGCCTTGCGCCACCAGCTGCGTCCCTCAATGCGTGGACACCTGTGCCACCAGTTGTGTCCCTCAGTGTGTGGACACTTGTGCCACCAGTTGTGTCCCTCAGTGCGTTGACACTTGTGCCACCCAGTGTGCCACCAGTTGTGTCCCTCAATGTGTGGACACTTGTGCCACCCAGTGTGCCACCAGCTGTGTCCCCCAGTGCGTGGACACTTGTGCCACCCAGTGTGCCACCAGCTGTGTCCCTCAATGTGTGGACACTTGTGCCACCCAGTGTGCCACCAGCTGTGTCCCCCAGTGCGTGGACACCTGTGTCACCCAGTGCCCTGAGCCTTGTGCCACCAAGTGCGtggagcagtgccaggctgaGGTTTGCAGCACCAAGTGCGTGGAGTCGTGCGAGACCGTGTGCCTGAAGCCCTGCtga